The proteins below come from a single Argentina anserina chromosome 1, drPotAnse1.1, whole genome shotgun sequence genomic window:
- the LOC126782934 gene encoding uncharacterized protein LOC126782934 isoform X2, whose amino-acid sequence MSFTSPSVGGRTVRRAFEFGRTYVVRPKGKHQATVVWLHGLGDNGSSWSQLLESLPLPNIKWICPTAPTQPISVFGGFPSTAWFDVGELSEDAPDDLEGLDASAAHVANLLSTEPEDIKLGVGGFSMGAATALYSATCFAVKKYGNGTPYPSNLSAVVGLSGWLPCSKSLSKKFEEANEAARRAASLPLLLCHGKGDDVVSYKFGEKSSRALSGIGFQDVTFKSYNGLGHYTVPEEMDEVCTWLISKLGLEGTSS is encoded by the exons ATGAGCTTTACATCTCCATCTGTGG GTGGTAGAACTGTTAGAAGGGCATTTGAATTTGGAAGAACTTATGTAGTCCGACCTAAAGGGAAACACCAGGCCACTGTAGTTTGGCTACATGGCCTTGGTGATAATGGCTCAAG CTGGTCCCAGCTCTTGGAAAGCCTCCCTCTTCCAAAT ATTAAATGGATATGTCCAACCGCGCCTACTCAACCGATTTCAGTTTTTGGTGGTTTTCCTTCCACTGCTT GGTTTGATGTTGGAGAGCTGTCAGAAGATGCTCCAGATGATCTAGAGGGCTTAGATGCTTCAGCAGCACATGTAGCTAATTTACTGTCAACAGAGCCAGAAGACA TTAAGCTTGGAGTTGGAGGTTTTAGTATGGGTGCAGCTACAGCTCTATACTCTGCCACATGTTTTGCTGTAAAGAAATACGGGAATGGTACTCCATACCCATCCAATTTGAGTGCAGTTGTTGGACTTAGTGGATGGCTTCCATGTTCCAA gtcCTTGAGTAAGAAGTTTGAAGAAGCAAATGAAGCTGCAAGACGTGCTGCCTCGTTAccacttttattatgtcatGGAAAAG GTGATGATGTGGTTTCTTACAAGTTCGGTGAGAAATCTTCACGAGCTCTGAGTGGAATTGGATTTCAGGACGTGACGTTCAAATCTTATAATGG GCTTGGTCATTACACAGTTCCTGAAGAGATGGATGAGGTCTGTACTTGGCTAATTTCAAAGTTGGGGCTTGAAGGAACTTCTTCATAG
- the LOC126783298 gene encoding deSI-like protein At4g17486 isoform X2 yields MGAESTSSSGGGIDRSDKRYETPVILNVYDLTPMNNYSVWVGLGIFHSGIEVHGKEYGFGAHDLPVSGVFEVEPKACPGFIYRSSISLGRINMSPSEFRTFIENVAAEYHGDTYHLISKNCNHFTDDMAFRLTERQIPGWVNRLARLGSLCSCLLPESLQVTTVKQTPEYHHESEDGTESLTITTPRESTEVDDDQEKRLLSPLAAISPVCGWGDVTIVKEAQTVDPICLSLTSFWYHFKHVLQFLVVESESRR; encoded by the exons ATGGGAGCCGAGAGCACCTCCAGTTCCGGCGGTGGGATTGATCGGAGCGACAAGAGGTACGAGACTCCGGTGATCTTGAACGTCTACGACCTCACTCCTATGAACAATTACTCAGTTTGGGTCGGTCTCGGAATATTCCACTCCGGTATTGAAG TTCATGGTAAAGAGTATGGTTTTGGAGCTCATGACTTACCTGTTAGTGGAGTTTTTGAAGTGGAACCAAAGGCCTGCCCGGGATTCATTTACCGATCCTCTATTTCACTTGGTCGCATAAACATGTCTCCTTCTGAATTTCGGACATTTATTGAGAATGTTGCTGCGGAGTATCATGGGGATACCTATCACCTTATCTCCAAGAATTGCAACCATTTTACAGATGACATGGCATTCAGGTTGACTGAAAGACAGATTCCTGGGTGGGTGAATCGGCTTGCTCGTCTAG GTTCGTTGTGCAGCTGTCTTCTTCCAGAAAGCCTTCAAGTTACTACCGTTAAACAGACTCCTGAATACCACCATGAGTCGG AAGATGGCACTGAATCTCTAACAATCACCACACCTCGTGAGTCGACAGAAGTTGATGATGATCAAGAAAAGCGTCTGCTGTCACCATTGGCTGCAATATCACCAGTGTGTGGATGGGGGGATGTGACTATTGTTAAAGAGGCCCAAAC TGTTGATCCCATTTGCTTAAGTTTGACATCTTTTTGGTACCATTTCAAACACGTTTTGCAGTTCCTTGTTGTGGAATCTGAAAGTAGAAGGTAG
- the LOC126788881 gene encoding protein arginine N-methyltransferase PRMT10, with product MGSYTNGVVSDQTIGAASNGRASVDKGVDFANYFCTYAFLYHQKEMLSDRVRMDAYYNAVFKNKHHFNGKVVLDVGTGSGILAIWSAQAGARKVYAVEATNMAEHARELVKANNVQDVVEVIQGSMEDVQLPEKVDVIISEWMGYFLLRESMFDSVICARDRWLKPTGVMYPSHARMWVAPIRSGLGDQKQNDFKSSMEGWYHFTNETKSYYGVDMGALTKPFAEEQKKYYLQTSLWNNLHPNQVIGTGAILREIDCLTASVSDILEVRSSFSSTVTLPNTRLCGFAGWFDVHFRGRKEVPAQNEVELTTAPSVDNGTHWGQQVFLLNPPIRVTEGDNLNGSFSMTRNKENHRLMEVEFSSEIKQQTGQLLSPFRNRYFIE from the exons ATGGGAAGCTACACAAACGGCGTCGTTTCAGACCAAACAATCGGCGCCGCCAGCAATGGCCGCGCGTCGGTGGATAAAGGCGTCGACTTTGCCAATTACTTCTGCACCTACGCCTTCCTCTACCACCAGAAGGAGATGCTCTCCGATCGTGTCCGCATGGACGCTTACTACAACGCCGTCTTCAAGAACAAGCACCACTTCAATGGCAAG GTTGTGTTGGATGTGGGAACGGGGAGTGGCATTCTCGCGATTTGGTCTGCGCAAGCTGGTGCTAGGAAGGTGTATGCTGTGGAAGCCACTAACATGGCTGAACATGCGCGCGAGCTTGTGAAAGCGAATAATGTGCAGGATGTAGTTGAGGTGATTCAGGGCTCTATGGAGGATGTTCAACTTCCAGAGAAAG TTGATGTGATAATTTCGGAGTGGATGGGGTATTTCCTACTGCGTGAATCGATGTTTGACTCTGTGATATGTGCCCGTGACCGATGGTTGAAGCCAACTGGAGTCAT GTATCCGAGTCATGCTCGTATGTGGGTGGCACCTATTAGATCTGGGTTAGGagatcaaaaacaaaatgattttaaatcaTCGATGGAAGGCTGGTATCATTTcacaaatgaaacaaaatcttATTATGGTGTTGATATGGGTGCTCTAACAAAACCTTTTGCTGAAGAGCAGAAGAAATACTATCTTCAG ACATCATTGTGGAACAACCTTCATCCCAACCAAGTTATAGGGACAGGTGCTATACTAAGAGAGATTGACTGTTTAACTGCCTCCGTCAGTGACATCCTCGAAGTGAGATCGAGCTTTTCATCGACAGTAACTCTTCCAAACACAAGGCTCTGTGGGTTCGCAGGATGGTTTGATGTTCATTTTCGA GGACGTAAGGAGGTTCCAGCTCAGAATGAAGTCGAGTTGACCACTGCTCCTAGTGTAGATAATGGCACGCACTGGGGCCAACAG GTTTTCCTCTTGAACCCTCCAATCCGTGTGACTGAAGGGGATAATCTGAATGGTTCCTTCTCAATGACGCGAAACAAGGAAAATCATCGTTTGATGGAGGTTGAGTTTAGCAGCGAGATCAAACAGCAGACTGGACAGCTACTCTCACCTTTCAGAAACAGATATTTCATAGAGTGA
- the LOC126795060 gene encoding probable receptor-like protein kinase At5g20050, with the protein MEDKKANIIAASSVIILIIFIIVARVSLKLSSTFYLICGAGIAVILAVFAWLIIRHHYNYRRKQMESQYKSEGRELRIEYSFLRKVAGVPTKFRFNELEEATDNFKALLGQGASAKVFKGILSDGTPVAVKRLDVEERGDREFRSEVSAIASLQHVNLVRLLGYCCVSPAGPRFLVYDFISNGSLDGWIFNRKVRSNRRGGCLSWDLRYRVAIDVAKALSYLHHDCRKRILHLDVKPENILLDENFRAIVADFGLSKLMGREESSVMTTIRGTRGYLAPEWLLEHGISEKSDTYSYGMVLLEMIGGRRNVSFIEMGTHNRPHRKWQYFPKTVNEKMREGKLMEIVDQRLLDSGGIDERELKRLVHVAIWCILERASLRPPMSEVVEMLEGGLIVEQPPDTQMTIVDFLSLEEESQPQINGHHGPDIVAALAAQQVDSSNENSSSVYSYGTAMSAITPR; encoded by the coding sequence ATGGAGGACAAGAAAGCCAACATAATAGCTGCTTCATCAGTGATCATCCtcatcattttcatcatcgtCGCTCGCGTGTCTCTCAAGCTTTCCAGTACTTTCTATCTCATTTGTGGAGCAGGAATTGCTGTGATCCTTGCTGTGTTTGCATGGCTAATAATCAGACATCACTACAATTACAGGCGAAAACAGATGGAATCACAGTACAAATCCGAAGGACGTGAGCTAAGGATAGAGTACAGCTTCCTCCGAAAAGTAGCTGGAGTTCCCACAAAGTTTAGGTTCAATGAGCTAGAAGAAGCCACAGACAACTTCAAGGCATTGCTTGGCCAAGGGGCTTCTGCTAAAGTGTTCAAAGGCATTCTAAGTGATGGAACTCCTGTTGCAGTAAAAAGGCTTGATGTGGAGGAGCGGGGCGATAGGGAATTTAGATCAGAAGTTTCTGCAATAGCTAGTCTACAACATGTGAATCTTGTGAGGCTTCTTGGATATTGCTGTGTTAGTCCTGCAGGGCCCCGGTTCCTCGTGTATGACTTCATCTCAAATGGCTCATTAGATGGTTGGATTTTCAATAGAAAGGTAAGGTCTAATCGCCGAGGAGGGTGTTTGTCTTGGGACTTGAGGTACAGAGTTGCTATTGATGTTGCCAAGGCACTTTCTTATCTGCATCATGATTGCAGGAAAAGGATCTTGCACCTTGATGTTAAGCCGGAAAATATTCTCTTGGATGAGAATTTTAGAGCAATTGTGGCAGATTTTGGTCTGTCAAAACTAATGGGAAGAGAGGAGAGTAGTGTCATGACAACAATAAGGGGCACTAGAGGGTACTTAGCTCCTGAGTGGCTGTTGGAGCATGGAATTTCAGAGAAATCGGATACTTATAGCTATGGAATGGTGCTCCTTGAGATGATTGGAGGCAGAAGAAATGTGAGTTTCATTGAAATGGGTACTCATAATAGGCCTCATAGGAAATGGCAATACTTCCCCAAAACTGTGAATGAGAAAATGAGAGAAGGCAAACTCATGGAGATTGTTGATCAGAGACTATTAGATAGTGGAGGGATTGATGagagagaattgaaaaggctAGTTCATGTAGCCATTTGGTGCATACTAGAGAGGGCTAGTCTCAGGCCTCCTATGTCTGAAGTGGTTGAAATGCTTGAAGGTGGTTTGattgtggagcagcctcctgaTACTCAAATGACCATTGTAGATTTCTTGTCACTAGAAGAAGAATCCCAGCCACAGATCAATGGTCATCACGGGCCAGACATTGTTGCTGCCTTGGCAGCTCAACAAGTAGATAGCAGTAATGAAAACTCATCCTCAGTTTACTCATATGGAACTGCAATGTCTGCTATAACACCGAGATAA
- the LOC126783298 gene encoding deSI-like protein At4g17486 isoform X1 produces the protein MGAESTSSSGGGIDRSDKRYETPVILNVYDLTPMNNYSVWVGLGIFHSGIEVHGKEYGFGAHDLPVSGVFEVEPKACPGFIYRSSISLGRINMSPSEFRTFIENVAAEYHGDTYHLISKNCNHFTDDMAFRLTERQIPGWVNRLARLGSLCSCLLPESLQVTTVKQTPEYHHESEEDGTESLTITTPRESTEVDDDQEKRLLSPLAAISPVCGWGDVTIVKEAQTVDPICLSLTSFWYHFKHVLQFLVVESESRR, from the exons ATGGGAGCCGAGAGCACCTCCAGTTCCGGCGGTGGGATTGATCGGAGCGACAAGAGGTACGAGACTCCGGTGATCTTGAACGTCTACGACCTCACTCCTATGAACAATTACTCAGTTTGGGTCGGTCTCGGAATATTCCACTCCGGTATTGAAG TTCATGGTAAAGAGTATGGTTTTGGAGCTCATGACTTACCTGTTAGTGGAGTTTTTGAAGTGGAACCAAAGGCCTGCCCGGGATTCATTTACCGATCCTCTATTTCACTTGGTCGCATAAACATGTCTCCTTCTGAATTTCGGACATTTATTGAGAATGTTGCTGCGGAGTATCATGGGGATACCTATCACCTTATCTCCAAGAATTGCAACCATTTTACAGATGACATGGCATTCAGGTTGACTGAAAGACAGATTCCTGGGTGGGTGAATCGGCTTGCTCGTCTAG GTTCGTTGTGCAGCTGTCTTCTTCCAGAAAGCCTTCAAGTTACTACCGTTAAACAGACTCCTGAATACCACCATGAGTCGG AAGAAGATGGCACTGAATCTCTAACAATCACCACACCTCGTGAGTCGACAGAAGTTGATGATGATCAAGAAAAGCGTCTGCTGTCACCATTGGCTGCAATATCACCAGTGTGTGGATGGGGGGATGTGACTATTGTTAAAGAGGCCCAAAC TGTTGATCCCATTTGCTTAAGTTTGACATCTTTTTGGTACCATTTCAAACACGTTTTGCAGTTCCTTGTTGTGGAATCTGAAAGTAGAAGGTAG
- the LOC126783298 gene encoding deSI-like protein At4g17486 isoform X3 translates to MGAESTSSSGGGIDRSDKRYETPVILNVYDLTPMNNYSVWVGLGIFHSGIEVHGKEYGFGAHDLPVSGVFEVEPKACPGFIYRSSISLGRINMSPSEFRTFIENVAAEYHGDTYHLISKNCNHFTDDMAFRLTERQIPGWVNRLARLGSLCSCLLPESLQVTTVKQTPEYHHESEEDGTESLTITTPRESTEVDDDQEKRLLSPLAAISPVCGWGDVTIVKEAQTIKAA, encoded by the exons ATGGGAGCCGAGAGCACCTCCAGTTCCGGCGGTGGGATTGATCGGAGCGACAAGAGGTACGAGACTCCGGTGATCTTGAACGTCTACGACCTCACTCCTATGAACAATTACTCAGTTTGGGTCGGTCTCGGAATATTCCACTCCGGTATTGAAG TTCATGGTAAAGAGTATGGTTTTGGAGCTCATGACTTACCTGTTAGTGGAGTTTTTGAAGTGGAACCAAAGGCCTGCCCGGGATTCATTTACCGATCCTCTATTTCACTTGGTCGCATAAACATGTCTCCTTCTGAATTTCGGACATTTATTGAGAATGTTGCTGCGGAGTATCATGGGGATACCTATCACCTTATCTCCAAGAATTGCAACCATTTTACAGATGACATGGCATTCAGGTTGACTGAAAGACAGATTCCTGGGTGGGTGAATCGGCTTGCTCGTCTAG GTTCGTTGTGCAGCTGTCTTCTTCCAGAAAGCCTTCAAGTTACTACCGTTAAACAGACTCCTGAATACCACCATGAGTCGG AAGAAGATGGCACTGAATCTCTAACAATCACCACACCTCGTGAGTCGACAGAAGTTGATGATGATCAAGAAAAGCGTCTGCTGTCACCATTGGCTGCAATATCACCAGTGTGTGGATGGGGGGATGTGACTATTGTTAAAGAGGCCCAAAC AATCAAAGCTGCCTGA
- the LOC126785459 gene encoding uncharacterized protein LOC126785459 gives MPKERRDRSVSRERYRASPYPGSSSHTKRPTPKLPSETEETVKEWEEARCPVCLEHPHNAVLLICSSFEKGCRPYMCDTSYRHSNCLDQFCKSFSEENSPEMLPEEETMVSDALLPPFETSESIITDVQTDITEEEPPPMIPISCEHQEQPKLVCPLCRGEVKDWIIVDPARCFMNAKSRNCSCETCSFSGTYTDLRKHARLEHPQARPSEADPDRQRSWRSMERQRDIGDLLSTLRSSTGEDRDDSSLAVEQDGGGWLTVFFLVRIYRPTSGSSLRSSSWSPGTRTRAHISMRRRSTRLWGESYEGEAASSSRDTENETSDGGSAAPTRRQSARLRERRRTTPDNNQP, from the coding sequence ATGCCTAAGGAAAGAAGGGATCGTTCTGTGTCTCGGGAGAGGTACAGAGCATCTCCCTATCCAGGCAGCTCCAGTCATACAAAGCGTCCTACTCCCAAACTTCCTTCAGAAACTGAGGAAACTGTGAAAGAGTGGGAAGAAGCTAGGTGTCCAGTTTGTTTGGAACACCCGCACAATGCGGTTCTCCTCATATGTTCATCTTTTGAGAAGGGGTGCCGCCCTTACATGTGTGACACAAGCTACCGCCATTCAAACTGTCTAGACCAGTTCTGCAAGTCATTTTCAGAAGAAAATTCACCAGAGATGCTGCCTGAAGAAGAAACTATGGTTTCGGATGCTCTGTTGCCTCCTTTTGAAACTTCTGAATCAATAATTACTGATGTGCAAACTGACATAACTGAGGAAGAACCCCCACCCATGATTCCCATATCTTGTGAACACCAGGAACAGCCCAAGCTTGTGTGCCCACTCTGCCGTGGGGAGGTAAAAGATTGGATAATTGTGGACCCTGCTCGTTGTTTCATGAATGCCAAATCGAGAAACTGTTCGTGTGAGACATGTAGTTTTAGCGGAACCTATACAGATCTCAGGAAGCATGCAAGGCTGGAGCACCCACAAGCACGCCCATCAGAGGCAGACCCAGATCGACAGCGTTCCTGGAGGAGTATGGAGCGGCAGAGGGATATTGGTGATCTGCTCAGCACACTCCGATCTTCAACCGGTGAGGATAGGGATGACAGCAGCTTGGCAGTTGAACAGGATGGAGGAGGATGGCTAACTGTATTCTTTCTAGTTAGAATATATCGACCTACATCTGGGTCCAGTTTGAGGAGCAGCAGTTGGTCTCCTGGCACAAGAACTAGAGCACATATTAGTATGAGAAGGAGGTCTACCAGGCTTTGGGGAGAAAGCTACGAGGGTGAAGCTGCTTCTTCCTCAAGAGACACCGAGAATGAGACTTCAGATGGTGGCTCAGCTGCCCCTACTAGGAGGCAGAGTGCACGTCTCCGGGAAAGACGACGGACAACCCCAGACAACAACCAGCCATGA
- the LOC126782934 gene encoding uncharacterized protein LOC126782934 isoform X1, with amino-acid sequence MSFTSPSVGAGGRTVRRAFEFGRTYVVRPKGKHQATVVWLHGLGDNGSSWSQLLESLPLPNIKWICPTAPTQPISVFGGFPSTAWFDVGELSEDAPDDLEGLDASAAHVANLLSTEPEDIKLGVGGFSMGAATALYSATCFAVKKYGNGTPYPSNLSAVVGLSGWLPCSKSLSKKFEEANEAARRAASLPLLLCHGKGDDVVSYKFGEKSSRALSGIGFQDVTFKSYNGLGHYTVPEEMDEVCTWLISKLGLEGTSS; translated from the exons ATGAGCTTTACATCTCCATCTGTGGGTGCGG GTGGTAGAACTGTTAGAAGGGCATTTGAATTTGGAAGAACTTATGTAGTCCGACCTAAAGGGAAACACCAGGCCACTGTAGTTTGGCTACATGGCCTTGGTGATAATGGCTCAAG CTGGTCCCAGCTCTTGGAAAGCCTCCCTCTTCCAAAT ATTAAATGGATATGTCCAACCGCGCCTACTCAACCGATTTCAGTTTTTGGTGGTTTTCCTTCCACTGCTT GGTTTGATGTTGGAGAGCTGTCAGAAGATGCTCCAGATGATCTAGAGGGCTTAGATGCTTCAGCAGCACATGTAGCTAATTTACTGTCAACAGAGCCAGAAGACA TTAAGCTTGGAGTTGGAGGTTTTAGTATGGGTGCAGCTACAGCTCTATACTCTGCCACATGTTTTGCTGTAAAGAAATACGGGAATGGTACTCCATACCCATCCAATTTGAGTGCAGTTGTTGGACTTAGTGGATGGCTTCCATGTTCCAA gtcCTTGAGTAAGAAGTTTGAAGAAGCAAATGAAGCTGCAAGACGTGCTGCCTCGTTAccacttttattatgtcatGGAAAAG GTGATGATGTGGTTTCTTACAAGTTCGGTGAGAAATCTTCACGAGCTCTGAGTGGAATTGGATTTCAGGACGTGACGTTCAAATCTTATAATGG GCTTGGTCATTACACAGTTCCTGAAGAGATGGATGAGGTCTGTACTTGGCTAATTTCAAAGTTGGGGCTTGAAGGAACTTCTTCATAG